A single Spartinivicinus ruber DNA region contains:
- a CDS encoding HK97 gp10 family phage protein, producing MSFSSDLGRFSVESLQAVERIIRAIKLELFSGVILDTPVDTGRARGNWQTSTGYPKTSTVERFGANASLNEMRNNLGGLDGTTYLTNNLPYIERLEFGYSRQAPSGMLRKNFARINQIVQRAANQHSI from the coding sequence GTGAGTTTTAGTAGTGATTTAGGCCGGTTTTCTGTTGAGTCTTTGCAGGCTGTAGAGCGTATCATCAGGGCTATTAAGTTAGAGCTATTTAGCGGTGTCATCCTAGACACGCCGGTCGATACAGGCCGAGCCCGTGGCAACTGGCAAACGTCAACGGGCTACCCGAAGACTTCAACTGTAGAGCGTTTTGGTGCTAATGCTTCGCTTAACGAGATGCGCAATAACTTAGGTGGTTTGGATGGCACAACTTATCTAACAAATAATTTGCCTTATATTGAGCGGTTAGAATTTGGTTATTCACGACAAGCACCTAGCGGAATGCTTAGAAAAAACTTCGCTCGCATTAATCAGATTGTACAAAGGGCTGCTAATCAGCACTCGATATGA
- a CDS encoding major capsid protein, producing the protein MPTTRLTDVIIPEVYADYQAENSPEKTAFAQAGIAVSNDMLIAKANSGGKTIDIPFWRDLDAAEEPNYSNDDPKDRAEPNKIDSGEQVARVAYLNQAYSATDLAGEIAGSSPMQRIRNRFGVYWQRQWQRRLLAASQGLLASNIAQNDADMVCSIAIEDGNAATEKNKFNRSALVNAAFTLGDQFEQVKVIAVHSMIYQKMIDNDDIEFIKDSQGNLTIPTYLGRRIVVDDGMPVIAGNTSGFKYLSVLFGEGMFGYGEGKPNVPVEVERQGLQGGGGGVEYLIERKTWLIHPFGTQFSSNSVSAASATLADLRKAENWKRVVHRKNMPLAFLVTNG; encoded by the coding sequence GTGCCAACAACACGTTTAACAGATGTCATAATACCTGAAGTATACGCAGATTATCAGGCAGAAAACTCACCAGAAAAAACGGCTTTTGCTCAGGCAGGTATTGCAGTCTCTAATGACATGCTAATAGCTAAAGCAAACAGTGGTGGTAAAACGATTGATATTCCATTTTGGCGAGACCTGGATGCAGCAGAAGAGCCAAACTACTCAAATGACGATCCAAAGGACAGAGCTGAACCGAATAAAATTGACTCTGGTGAACAAGTAGCACGAGTTGCTTACTTAAACCAGGCATACAGTGCCACAGACCTTGCAGGTGAAATTGCTGGAAGTTCTCCAATGCAACGGATTAGAAATCGATTTGGGGTTTACTGGCAAAGACAGTGGCAACGCCGTTTGTTAGCGGCTTCACAAGGTTTACTGGCCTCAAACATAGCTCAAAATGATGCCGATATGGTGTGTAGTATTGCTATTGAAGATGGTAATGCGGCAACTGAAAAAAATAAATTCAATCGCAGTGCGTTAGTCAATGCAGCTTTTACTTTGGGAGATCAATTTGAACAAGTCAAAGTGATTGCGGTTCATTCAATGATTTATCAAAAAATGATAGACAACGATGACATTGAGTTTATTAAAGACAGTCAGGGTAATTTAACGATTCCAACATACCTAGGACGACGTATTGTAGTAGACGATGGAATGCCTGTAATTGCAGGTAATACAAGCGGCTTTAAATACCTTAGCGTGCTTTTTGGTGAAGGTATGTTTGGATATGGTGAAGGTAAACCTAACGTTCCAGTAGAGGTTGAGCGCCAAGGCTTGCAAGGTGGTGGTGGCGGTGTTGAGTATTTAATTGAACGTAAAACATGGTTGATTCACCCATTCGGTACTCAGTTTTCAAGTAACAGTGTCTCTGCCGCATCAGCAACGCTCGCAGATTTACGTAAAGCTGAAAACTGGAAACGTGTAGTGCATCGTAAAAACATGCCTCTCGCATTTTTGGTCACTAATGGATAA
- a CDS encoding phage tail terminator-like protein: protein MSFSAIKKTLMQAYVDGGFNLPTAYDNRSFEPKGGESWAQVFIINNMPEVATLGDHGENEHTGFLQIDINFPINSGDGDALEKADEITHYFHIGKRFNFNEQNIFINSSGVNRPSNQPAEWYRLVITVYWSARTRRIK, encoded by the coding sequence ATGAGTTTTTCAGCAATTAAAAAAACGCTCATGCAAGCGTATGTTGACGGTGGTTTTAACCTGCCCACAGCCTACGACAACCGAAGCTTTGAGCCTAAAGGCGGTGAATCCTGGGCGCAGGTTTTTATCATTAATAATATGCCAGAGGTTGCAACGCTTGGTGATCACGGCGAAAACGAGCACACCGGATTTTTGCAAATTGATATTAATTTCCCAATTAATTCGGGTGATGGTGATGCTTTAGAAAAAGCCGACGAAATTACTCATTATTTTCATATCGGTAAGCGATTTAATTTTAACGAGCAAAATATTTTTATTAATTCAAGCGGTGTTAATCGGCCAAGTAATCAACCGGCGGAATGGTATCGACTTGTAATAACAGTTTATTGGTCTGCAAGAACCAGGAGAATTAAATAA
- a CDS encoding DnaT-like ssDNA-binding protein, whose protein sequence is MLVIEDGSGTNPNANSYASVETLRIFAKLRGIDLTELSDDQCAVLLIKAMDYLESKASKFQGEKSNPRQPLQWPRRGVRLDGLSVGEKEIPRNLEYGQLQLALEAREHDLMPNRLPGEKGAVIKERVEGAVEVAYANNSTPDKVPAFAKAEALLSQLYKKNGLFLVRA, encoded by the coding sequence ATGTTAGTGATAGAAGACGGTAGCGGTACTAACCCCAATGCTAACAGCTACGCCAGTGTTGAAACGTTGCGGATCTTTGCCAAGCTTCGCGGCATTGATCTTACTGAACTGTCAGACGACCAGTGCGCTGTATTGCTAATTAAAGCGATGGACTACTTAGAGTCTAAAGCTAGCAAATTTCAGGGCGAGAAGAGCAACCCACGCCAGCCACTACAATGGCCCCGCCGTGGCGTTCGTCTTGATGGCTTATCGGTTGGTGAGAAAGAGATTCCACGCAACTTGGAGTATGGCCAGTTACAGCTAGCACTTGAAGCCCGCGAGCATGACTTAATGCCTAACCGCTTACCTGGTGAAAAAGGCGCAGTGATTAAAGAGCGTGTAGAAGGTGCTGTAGAAGTGGCTTATGCAAACAATAGTACCCCTGACAAAGTACCTGCTTTTGCTAAAGCTGAAGCCCTACTTTCTCAGCTATACAAGAAAAACGGCTTATTCCTGGTGCGTGCATGA